Proteins co-encoded in one Setaria viridis chromosome 9, Setaria_viridis_v4.0, whole genome shotgun sequence genomic window:
- the LOC117838801 gene encoding DNA-directed RNA polymerases II, IV and V subunit 6A translates to MADDDYNEMDMGYEDEPPEPEIEEGAEEELENNNEDTPDDVVGAEGEEKEQEKAKSERKTSKYMTKYERARILGTRALQISMNAPVMVELEGETDPLEIAMKELRARKIPFTIRRYLPDGSYEDWGVDELIVEDSWKRQVGGD, encoded by the exons ATGGCGGACGACGATTACAACGAAATGGACATGGG GTACGAGGATGAGCCCCCAGAACCTGAGATTGAG GAAGGGGCTGAGGAAGAGCTTGAAAACAACAATGAGGACACCCCTGATGATGTTGTAGGTGCCGAGGGTGAAGAAAAGGAACAGGAAAAGGCCAAGAGTGAGCGCAAAACGTCAAAATATATGACAAAGTATGAGCGTGCACGCATCTTGGGTACACGGGCTTTGCAGATAAG CATGAATGCTCCAGTCATGGTTGAGCTCGAGGGAGAAACTGATCCTCTTGAG ATTGCAATGAAGGAGCTGAGAGCGCGCAAGATCCCCTTCACAATCAGGAGGTACTTACCTGATGGAAG CTATGAGGACTGGGGAGTTGATGAGCTCATCGTGGAGGATTCGTGGAAACGCCAGGTTGGTGGGGACTGA
- the LOC117838800 gene encoding protein POST-ILLUMINATION CHLOROPHYLL FLUORESCENCE INCREASE, chloroplastic — protein MATLSSCSRLSGTGAAAIRRHHRRQPGRSGVVVTCRSSSSSIRAAAMAAPAAVVEQKDKEVSLPTWSEFELGRAPVYWKTSNGLPPSPGEGLTLFYNPAATKLSPNEVFGVAFNGGFNQPIMCGGEPRQMTLQVRGSADPPIYSIRIRVPQHAVSLIFSFTNGAEWDGPYTLKFKVPKPWQNKPLSFFNEGLAGELNREGACDQAIYPDENIAITSCAIDGYYEEGGDRCKLDIVSGCMDPNSDMFDPMAVVDDGSCPLESDAEE, from the exons ATGGCCACGCTCTCCTCCTGCAGCCGCCTGAgcggcaccggcgccgcggccatccgccgccaccatcgccggcaGCCTGGCCGCTCAGGGGTCGTCGTCACCTGCCGGAGCTCCTCCTCGAGCattcgcgccgccgccatggcggccCCGGCTGCCGTCGTAGAGCAGAAGGATAAGGA GGTGTCGCTGCCGACATGGTCGGAGTTCGAGCTGGGGCGGGCGCCGGTGTACTGGAAGACCAGCAacggcctccctccctccccc GGTGAGGGCCTGACCCTGTTCTACAACCCGGCGGCGACGAAGCTGTCCCCGAACGAGGTGTTCGGCGTGGCGTTCAACGGCGGGTTCAACCAGCCCATCATGtgcggcggcgagccgaggcAGATGACGCTGCAGGTCAGGGGCAGCGCCGACCCGCCCATCTACTCCATCAGGATACGCGTCCCGCAGCACG CCGTGAGCCTGATCTTCTCCTTCACCAACGGGGCCGAGTGGGACGGGCCCTACACCCTCAAGTTCAAGGTCCCCAAGCCATGGCAGAACAAGCCGCTGAGCTTCTTCAACGAG GGCCTGGCGGGCGAGCTGAACAGGGAGGGCGCCTGCGACCAGGCCATCTACCCGGACGAGAACatcgccatcaccagctgcgcCATAGACGGCTACTACGAAGAGGGG GGAGACCGGTGCAAGCTGGACATCGTGAGCGGGTGCATGGATCCCAACTCGGACATGTTTGACCCGATGgccgtcgtcgacgacggcTCGTGCCCCCTGGAGTCCGATGCTGAGGAATGA